A window of Mangifera indica cultivar Alphonso chromosome 11, CATAS_Mindica_2.1, whole genome shotgun sequence contains these coding sequences:
- the LOC123229300 gene encoding cyclin-T1-3 codes for MTEQLLEEPQFCIRKWYFSREEIEDLSPSRKDGISLEKESELRKLYCSFLQELGMKLKVPQVTIACAMMLCHRFFMRQSHAKNDWQTIAAVSTFLGCKIEETRCTLGDVVVMSYEIMYKWDLSAPQRIRQNREIYTKQKELILRGERLLLATIAYDFDIQLPYKPLVTALKRLKLFPDLAKVAWNFVNDWLCTTLCLRYKPHYIAAGSMFLAAKFQKVKLPAQKGKCWWLEFDISPKQLEEVIRQMLKLLEQDRKQTLPPTHESFTKSTAVAGKMNSSPQSCISDGCFAIRQSSKVAMSENDERSKPPACGRKDICVKEVLPSQTSDSASSSIVEDGEGDSHPRHVESDHDPGCKIISVHDTYRKIDAIRIREALKRRKFDVAANRKFAASINPEIDDGEAWIERELEKGIELESGSSKRKMGQVL; via the exons ATGACAGAACAGTTGCTAGAAGAGCCTCAGTTTTGTATCCGCAAATGGTACTTCAGTAGGGAAGAAATTGAAGATCTTTCACCATCTAGGAAGGATGGAATCAGTCTTGAGAAAGAATCAGAATTACGGAAGCTGTATTGTTCATTTCTTCAAGAGCTTGGCATGAAACTTAAAGT GCCTCAGGTGACAATAGCATGCGCAATGATGTTATGCCACCGGTTTTTTATGCGCCAATCACATGCAAAGAATGATTGGCAG ACAATTGCAGCTGTCTCAACTTTCCTTGGTTGTAAAATAGAAGAAACCCGATGCACTTTGGGGGATGTGGTGGTCATGTCTTACGAAATAATGTATAAATGGGACCTTTCTGCCCCACAGAGAATTAGACAGAATAGA GAAATTTACACTAAGCAGAAGGAATTGATCTTAAGAGGAGAGAGGCTTTTATTGGCAACAATTGCTTATGACTTTGATATTCAACTTCCCTACAAGCCACTTGTAACAGCATTAAAGAGATTGAAGCTTTTCCCTGACCTTGCAAAAGTTGCTTGGAATTTTGTGAATGATTG GCTTTGCACAACATTGTGTTTGCGGTACAAACCCCACTATATTGCTGCTGGTTCCATGTTTCTTGCTGCCAAATTTCAAAAAGTGAAACTTCCTGCACAGAAGGGAAAGTGCTGGTGGCTGGAGTTTGATATTTCACCCAAGCAATTAGAAG AGGTCATCCGGCAGATGCTCAAGTTGTTAGAGCAGGACAGAAAACAGACACTACCGCCTACACATGAAAGTTTCACTAAGTCTACAGCCGTAGCTGGAAAGATGAACAGTAGTCCACAATCCTGTATCTCAGACGGATGCTTTGCCATAAGGCAATCTAGCAAAGTAGCCATGTCCGAGAATGATGAGCGCAGCAAACCTCCAGCCTGTGGTAGAAAAGACATTTGTGTAAAAGAAGTTTTACCATCTCAAACAAGTGATAGTGCTTCAAGTAGCATTGTCGAGGACGGGGAAGGTGATAGTCATCCTAGACATGTGGAATCTGATCATGACCCTGGCTGCAAAATTATTTCTGTTCACGACACCTATCGTAAGATTGATGCTATCCGAATTAGAGAAGCATTGAAGAGGAGAAAATTTGATGTAGCTGCAAACAGAAAGTTTGCGGCATCTATTAACCCTGAGATAGATGATGGCGAAGCCTGGATAGAGAGAGAGCTGGAAAAGGGAATAGAGTTGGAATCTGGCTCTTCCAAAAGGAAAATGGGGCAAGTCTTGTGA